Part of the Brevibacillus brevis genome is shown below.
ATTGAATGTATGTGTACAGGGTAGCATTGATTGCAGGTAAAAACGGAAGGATCAACCCTCTTAGTTGCTTCCCTTACAGGCAGCGGCTGAACTACCTGTGAGGAGCACGATGCGGAAACGCTACCGTCCGAAGTTCGTGTAGATAAAGAAGAAACTAACCTGCCGGAAGTAAACACCTGCGAATCCAAATTAAAGGAGAATGAAAACATGTCACGTTACACAGGACCTCGTCACAAACTGGCCCGTCGTCTGGGTATCTCCCTCGATGGTACAGGAAAAGACATCAAGCGCAACTTCCCTCCAGGTCAACACGGTCACAACAACCGTCGTAAACTGAGCGAGTACGGAATTCAGTTGCAAGAAAAACAAAAACTGCGCCACATGTTTGGCCTTAACGAAAAACAATTCCGCCGCACTTTCGATAACGCAAGCAAAATGGCTGGCGTAGTGGGCGAAAACTTCATGAAATTGCTGGAATCCCGCCTGGATAACGTGGTATACCGCATGGGCTTCGCTCCTACCCGCCCAGCTGCTCGCCAGTTGGTAAACCATGGTCACTTCCTGGTAAACGGCAAGAAAGTGAACATCCCATCTTATCGCGTACAACCAGGCGATGTGATCTCCATCCGCGAGAAATCCCGCGGTCTGGAAATCATCAAAAACTCCCTGGAAAGCCGCAACTTCCTGCCAAACTACATCACTTTCAACGATGCTGCTGCTGAAGGTACCTTCACTCGTCTGCCTGACCGTGAAGAAATGCCAGCTGAAATCAACGAAGTTCTCATCGTTGAGTTCTACAGCCGTTAATCGCTTGAAGAGCAAAAAAAGAGTAGCGCCGCCAGCCGGCCTACTCTTTTTTTCTTTCTCACCCTACTGCTGCGCCTGCTTCTCCCGATAGGCTGCAAGTACTCTGTCAATCTGCGCCAAATGGCCGCGAACATGGTTTACATACCGCTCCAACAGCTGTGCGAGTGTCAAAGGCCCCGCCTCTTCATGAATGCCGCAGCGCTGCCAGTCCGCTTCCTCGGCCCGCAAAAGTGCCGGGAGCATCGTCTGGCGCAAAAGTCCGAACAGTTCCAGAGATCGCGCCGCATCCTCCAGTGAATACTGCAAGGCATCAGCCCAGGCATCCTGATTGTACGCGGTCAACGTCGGGTTTTCTTCTGCAAGGACCCTTTTCATCCGGTGAACGCCAACGATCTCCGCATCCGCCAGATGAATGATGATCTCATGGATGCTCCACTTGTCCGGAGCAGGCTTGAACTGCAGCTCCTCCTTTGTCAAACCGCCAATCGCATTCTTCACCTGGTCATATCCGCTTCCATACTCTGCAACGAGCTGTTGGACCATACGCTAAATCACTCCTTCACCCTATCTGCTTGTTTCCTTTGCCTTCCATTTTACACGCCCTGAGAAAAAATGAGGAGCCGCTGCTCAGTGGTTTGTCCGCATTTTTTGGTGGTAAGTATCCATTTTTATAATAGGAAGACATCGGCGCCCACGTGGCTTTATCCTGAACGCGTCCCCTGCATGCGAGCCCCGGGAGCAATTGGGGCAAGATGTAGAGGGGCAGCTCGCATACTGATCCGCAATTTCAAACAGAAGAAAAGAGGGAGACCATGAATCCAAAATACCAGCCTTTCTTTGAGACCTTCCGCTTTCGCAGCGGAGTACAGGTGAACAACCGGATCGTCATGGCACCGATGACCACCTATTCGGCCGACCCGGACGATACCGTTTCCAAAGCGGAAGTGGCCTACTACGTCCGCCGCTCCAAAGGTGTCGGCATGGTCATCACCGCCTGCACATACGTAACCGCAAATGGCAAAGGATTTCACGGGGAGTTTGCCGGAGATCGCGACGAAATGATCCCGAGCCTGCGTGAGCTTGCCTCGGCGATCAAGGGCCAGGGGGCAAAAGCCATCCTGCAAATTTTCCACGGCGGGCGCATGTGTCCACCGGAGCTCGTTCCCCAAGGCGATGTGGTCAGCGCCAGCAGCGTCGCCGCGGAACAGCAAGGAGCGAAAGTCCCTCGCGCACTGACTGAGGAGGAAATTCAGGAGATCATCACGTCGTTCGGGGAAACGACCCGCCGCGCGATTGAAGCCGGCTATGACGGCGTCGAGATTCACGGTGCCAATGGCTACCTGGTGCAGCAATTCTTCTCCCCCCACTCCAATCGCCGCGAGGATCGCTGGGGAGGAAGCCTGGAAAATCGCCTGCGCTTCCCGCTTGCTGTCGTGGACGAAGTGAAACGAGTCGTATCCCAGCATGCGAAGGAGCCGTTTCTGGTCGGATACCGCTTCTCGCCTGAGGAGCCGGAGACCCCCGGGATCACGATGGCGGATACCTTGGTGCTGACCGATGCCCTGGCAAGCAAAGAGCTGGACTACTTGCACGTGTCCCTGATGGATTTCTGGTCC
Proteins encoded:
- a CDS encoding NADH-dependent flavin oxidoreductase; this encodes MNPKYQPFFETFRFRSGVQVNNRIVMAPMTTYSADPDDTVSKAEVAYYVRRSKGVGMVITACTYVTANGKGFHGEFAGDRDEMIPSLRELASAIKGQGAKAILQIFHGGRMCPPELVPQGDVVSASSVAAEQQGAKVPRALTEEEIQEIITSFGETTRRAIEAGYDGVEIHGANGYLVQQFFSPHSNRREDRWGGSLENRLRFPLAVVDEVKRVVSQHAKEPFLVGYRFSPEEPETPGITMADTLVLTDALASKELDYLHVSLMDFWSTPRRGADGSDATRIELIQKQVAGRVPLIGVGSIHTPDEALKALESGVPFVALGRELIIEPDWVEKVRQGREAEIRVELSRHDQARLEIPDPLWQAVVNTPGWFPIAEKG
- a CDS encoding DinB family protein, with the protein product MVQQLVAEYGSGYDQVKNAIGGLTKEELQFKPAPDKWSIHEIIIHLADAEIVGVHRMKRVLAEENPTLTAYNQDAWADALQYSLEDAARSLELFGLLRQTMLPALLRAEEADWQRCGIHEEAGPLTLAQLLERYVNHVRGHLAQIDRVLAAYREKQAQQ
- the rpsD gene encoding 30S ribosomal protein S4 — its product is MSRYTGPRHKLARRLGISLDGTGKDIKRNFPPGQHGHNNRRKLSEYGIQLQEKQKLRHMFGLNEKQFRRTFDNASKMAGVVGENFMKLLESRLDNVVYRMGFAPTRPAARQLVNHGHFLVNGKKVNIPSYRVQPGDVISIREKSRGLEIIKNSLESRNFLPNYITFNDAAAEGTFTRLPDREEMPAEINEVLIVEFYSR